A genomic segment from Syntrophotalea acetylenivorans encodes:
- a CDS encoding FKBP-type peptidyl-prolyl cis-trans isomerase has protein sequence MADAIKDGDIIKVHYTGRLKDGEEFDSTRDRDPMIFVVGVGQVVKGFDQAVLGMSAGEKKTIHLAPELAYGVQQPENLLEFPLAGMPHLQSMKVGMQLKLPLQGGRAVSAKVVEVTEEVIRLDANHPLAGKTLTFDLEIVETGLDPARLYAEAVEGKQ, from the coding sequence ATGGCAGATGCTATCAAGGATGGGGATATCATCAAGGTTCATTACACCGGTCGGCTCAAAGACGGTGAGGAGTTTGATTCTACCAGAGATCGAGATCCTATGATCTTTGTGGTCGGTGTGGGGCAGGTGGTCAAGGGATTCGATCAGGCTGTGCTTGGCATGTCCGCCGGGGAGAAAAAGACCATCCATCTCGCTCCGGAACTGGCTTATGGTGTACAACAGCCGGAAAACCTGCTGGAGTTCCCCTTGGCCGGCATGCCCCATCTGCAGAGCATGAAAGTCGGCATGCAGCTTAAGCTGCCCTTGCAGGGAGGTCGCGCGGTTTCCGCCAAGGTTGTCGAAGTGACCGAGGAGGTTATCCGGCTCGACGCCAATCATCCCCTGGCCGGCAAAACCCTGACCTTCGACCTGGAAATTGTCGAAACTGGCCTTGATCCCGCTCGGTTGTATGCCGAGGCGGTGGAAGGCAAGCAATAA
- a CDS encoding PEP-CTERM sorting domain-containing protein, translating to MRKLLVVLLSAALLFGAGLGSAFALTLDNGLTGVNNFHLELGQGLTSSSIGFGGYADQVFQWDVFVEVDGAVSSLSNTSIWTETLSIDAGNTALSFVNSALGLTVQVNGTLGLFDNVFVTSYTLANTGSQTLTDISLFQYLDPDLGNTTSNDAAVTTVGGETMLLAIENDSVPNSSIGLVNGGTFGGLSFAGWEIDNFSVLRSNILGGGYDLTDSINGTNPFDVTMALQYDIASLAVGTSVSATSELVANPVPEPGTLLLLGGGLVGLAYLRKRKKA from the coding sequence ATGAGGAAATTATTAGTTGTATTGCTTTCTGCTGCATTGCTGTTTGGGGCAGGCCTTGGCTCAGCCTTTGCGTTAACCCTGGACAATGGTCTTACGGGGGTTAACAACTTTCATCTTGAGTTGGGTCAGGGGCTGACCAGCAGTAGTATCGGTTTCGGTGGTTATGCCGATCAAGTTTTCCAATGGGATGTGTTCGTCGAGGTTGACGGGGCCGTGAGCAGCCTCTCTAATACTAGCATCTGGACCGAAACGCTCTCAATTGATGCTGGTAATACCGCCCTCAGCTTTGTGAACAGCGCTTTGGGTCTTACTGTGCAGGTGAATGGCACCCTCGGTCTCTTTGATAATGTCTTTGTCACCTCCTATACTCTGGCCAATACAGGTTCGCAAACCCTCACCGACATCAGCCTGTTTCAATACCTCGATCCTGACTTGGGCAATACCACCTCTAATGATGCTGCCGTTACTACTGTGGGTGGCGAAACCATGCTGCTGGCCATCGAAAATGATTCGGTGCCCAACTCCAGCATCGGGCTTGTTAATGGCGGGACTTTCGGTGGACTGAGCTTTGCCGGATGGGAGATCGACAATTTCTCTGTCCTGCGCAGCAATATCTTGGGTGGTGGTTATGACCTGACTGACAGCATCAACGGCACCAACCCCTTCGATGTTACCATGGCTCTGCAGTACGATATCGCTAGTCTTGCTGTCGGCACTTCTGTCTCAGCGACTTCTGAGTTGGTTGCCAACCCGGTTCCCGAACCCGGCACTCTGCTGCTGCTCGGCGGCGGCCTGGTCGGCCTGGCTTACCTGCGCAAGCGCAAAAAGGCCTGA
- a CDS encoding GAF domain-containing protein yields MSQDQEVPKPNMNGMAIIDEISRAIIGADDISSIAYLILDLAINYTDAEKGSLMLLDNRGQLYIHSSRGIKHELSRDYRLNVGEGIAGRVAAEQKPVLVTDIETDQRFQDSGRDRYRTRSFVSCPIVGQHGLLGVLNINDKKGGQPFTEEEFSLIKAVASQAGLALKNALLVDKFKEKITYSEEVNRKLIETDLAKTDFLTRLSHELRTPLNSIKGAVYYLKNTEASRGSGQNEFLGIIESETERLSVILEKQLDFLRLENERRVVQKSIISIVPLLEQAIDSHLIKTALTQYQVTVDLEADALEPDIVGDKVQVSHLLMNLVAGLAGHLEKGAGIRIRVCEEDSVLLEFICDQALHESTLKTLFQGKDDFGLGESSPAIKLYLVRKAVETNGWQIEAHNGPEGLVCRLLISRMALEMEEAALDMTMGRVLEFVSGLLGANTSSLMLCDQLSGDLVIRSARGIDEESVRGTRLRIGDRLAGWVAAEGQPLLVEDIEGDPRFNRGGGNPRYSSRSLLSVPLKRNGKVIGVLNLTDKQTEQAFTDKDLKVAQVVVERITAFIDNLKGMANQGEKDFRKIIASLDSLLSAEARYAKRNTCYLELVDALMKELQADEREQELALYVALIYDLGLMLLDRRLLEKKKELSDLEMTALQSHPFTTLELLQDFDCSEEVRHIILHHHEHFDGSGYPDGLAGEQIPLLSRVLAVVDSYCAMTEDRPYRRALSSRDALAKILEERGQSYDPQVVSALEKVLVD; encoded by the coding sequence ATGTCCCAGGACCAGGAAGTCCCAAAACCAAATATGAACGGCATGGCGATCATCGATGAAATCTCCCGGGCCATTATCGGAGCCGATGATATTAGCTCTATCGCCTACCTGATTCTCGACCTGGCCATCAATTATACCGATGCCGAAAAGGGCTCCTTGATGTTGCTTGATAACCGGGGCCAGCTCTATATCCACAGTTCAAGGGGAATCAAGCATGAGCTAAGCCGTGATTACCGGCTCAATGTCGGCGAAGGCATAGCCGGCCGGGTTGCCGCCGAACAAAAACCGGTTCTGGTCACCGATATCGAGACCGATCAAAGGTTTCAGGATAGCGGCCGCGACCGTTACAGGACACGATCCTTCGTATCTTGCCCGATTGTCGGCCAGCACGGCTTGCTCGGGGTGCTTAACATTAACGATAAAAAGGGTGGTCAGCCTTTTACGGAAGAGGAATTTTCCCTGATTAAGGCGGTGGCCAGCCAGGCAGGTCTGGCGCTTAAAAACGCTCTGCTGGTCGACAAGTTCAAGGAAAAAATCACCTACTCGGAAGAAGTCAACCGGAAGCTCATCGAGACGGATCTGGCCAAAACCGATTTTTTGACCCGCCTTTCCCACGAACTACGAACCCCCCTGAATTCTATCAAGGGAGCGGTTTATTACCTGAAAAATACTGAGGCCTCCCGGGGCAGCGGCCAGAATGAGTTTTTGGGTATCATCGAAAGCGAGACCGAACGCCTTTCGGTTATCCTCGAAAAACAACTCGATTTTTTGCGGCTCGAAAACGAACGGCGGGTAGTCCAGAAATCGATTATCTCCATCGTTCCCCTTCTGGAACAGGCTATCGACTCCCACCTCATCAAAACCGCTCTGACCCAATATCAGGTGACTGTCGATCTGGAAGCCGATGCTTTGGAGCCGGATATCGTTGGTGACAAGGTACAGGTGAGCCATTTGCTCATGAACCTGGTTGCCGGTCTGGCAGGGCATCTCGAAAAGGGAGCCGGGATACGAATTCGGGTTTGCGAGGAGGATTCGGTTCTGCTTGAATTTATCTGCGATCAGGCCCTGCACGAGTCCACTCTAAAGACCCTGTTCCAGGGCAAAGACGATTTTGGTCTGGGCGAGTCGAGTCCGGCGATCAAGCTCTATCTCGTACGCAAGGCAGTGGAGACCAATGGTTGGCAGATAGAAGCCCATAACGGCCCCGAGGGGTTGGTCTGCCGCCTGTTGATTTCCCGCATGGCCTTGGAAATGGAGGAAGCGGCCCTGGATATGACCATGGGCAGGGTACTGGAATTCGTCTCCGGTCTGCTCGGAGCCAATACTTCCTCGCTGATGCTTTGCGATCAGCTGTCCGGTGACCTGGTGATTCGTTCCGCCCGGGGGATCGACGAAGAGTCTGTGCGAGGTACCCGGCTACGTATCGGGGATCGGTTGGCGGGCTGGGTAGCTGCCGAAGGCCAGCCCCTGCTGGTAGAGGATATCGAGGGCGACCCCCGTTTCAATCGCGGAGGCGGTAACCCTCGCTACAGTTCCCGGTCGTTGTTGTCTGTGCCGCTCAAGCGGAACGGCAAGGTGATCGGGGTGCTCAATCTGACCGACAAGCAGACTGAACAAGCCTTTACCGACAAAGATCTGAAGGTCGCCCAGGTGGTGGTGGAACGCATCACCGCCTTTATAGATAACCTCAAGGGCATGGCCAATCAGGGCGAAAAGGATTTTCGCAAGATTATCGCCTCCTTAGACAGCCTGCTGTCCGCAGAAGCCCGCTACGCCAAACGCAATACCTGCTACCTGGAACTGGTCGACGCTCTGATGAAGGAATTGCAGGCCGATGAGCGGGAACAAGAGTTGGCCTTATACGTTGCACTGATCTACGATCTCGGGCTTATGCTTCTTGACCGCCGCTTGTTGGAGAAGAAAAAGGAACTCTCCGATCTGGAGATGACCGCCCTTCAGAGTCATCCCTTCACCACCCTCGAGTTGCTGCAGGACTTCGACTGTTCCGAAGAGGTGCGCCATATCATTCTCCATCATCACGAACATTTCGACGGCAGCGGTTATCCAGACGGCCTGGCCGGCGAACAGATACCTCTGCTGTCTCGGGTGCTGGCAGTGGTCGACAGTTATTGCGCCATGACCGAAGATCGACCCTATCGAAGGGCATTGTCTTCCAGGGATGCTTTGGCAAAAATTCTGGAAGAGAGAGGGCAGAGCTACGATCCACAGGTGGTGTCGGCGCTGGAAAAGGTTTTGGTTGACTGA
- a CDS encoding ATP-binding protein, translating to MSCRQLIGSPYHEWLPTIREGADDALSKVIRFGEPVQLVGYRFVSWNGACTADVVIEPMMMDDGAVGARVQIGDLEFCAPSNSLPAGKRWSDMGKLAAMLSHGVRNPLNAIKGAVTYLQGRYSEEADLQEFTGIMVEEISRLEQFICGFLSTSTQGAEPELVTADSLLKKVVSYTLLQAKAAGVSIALLGDDIIPVRIDAFQFEQAVLNLVNNAMAVLDDGGHIQLSCTMLQQGGLPFAVVEVADDGPGMDPARIKELHDPASEPQLGKDRGFGLYITREVVTSYGGRLEIVSAEGQGTRVQLWLPAAKSETEAQEQS from the coding sequence GTGTCATGCCGGCAGTTAATCGGCTCTCCTTACCATGAATGGCTTCCGACCATTAGGGAAGGGGCCGATGACGCGCTGAGTAAGGTGATTCGCTTTGGCGAGCCTGTGCAGCTTGTAGGGTATCGTTTTGTCTCATGGAATGGCGCCTGTACCGCCGACGTTGTTATTGAGCCCATGATGATGGATGATGGTGCCGTCGGTGCCCGGGTTCAGATCGGGGACCTTGAGTTCTGTGCCCCATCAAACAGCCTTCCGGCAGGCAAACGCTGGAGCGATATGGGCAAACTAGCGGCGATGCTTTCCCATGGAGTGCGCAACCCTCTCAATGCCATCAAGGGGGCGGTGACTTATCTGCAGGGTCGCTATTCCGAGGAAGCCGACCTGCAAGAGTTCACAGGCATCATGGTCGAGGAGATTTCCCGCCTGGAACAGTTTATTTGCGGTTTTCTAAGCACTTCTACGCAGGGGGCCGAACCGGAACTGGTCACTGCCGACTCTCTTCTGAAAAAGGTTGTTTCCTATACCCTCCTTCAGGCCAAAGCCGCCGGAGTATCCATCGCCCTTCTAGGTGACGATATTATACCGGTGCGTATCGATGCTTTTCAGTTCGAGCAGGCTGTCCTCAATCTGGTAAATAACGCCATGGCTGTGCTGGATGACGGCGGGCATATTCAGCTGTCCTGTACCATGTTGCAGCAGGGAGGGCTCCCCTTTGCGGTGGTGGAGGTCGCTGACGACGGCCCAGGAATGGATCCTGCCAGGATCAAGGAATTGCATGATCCCGCCAGTGAACCGCAGCTTGGTAAGGATCGCGGTTTTGGCCTGTACATTACTAGAGAAGTGGTCACTTCCTACGGTGGACGTTTGGAAATTGTCAGTGCTGAAGGGCAGGGAACCCGGGTCCAGCTGTGGTTGCCGGCCGCTAAAAGCGAAACCGAAGCGCAGGAGCAGTCGTGA
- a CDS encoding FKBP-type peptidyl-prolyl cis-trans isomerase yields the protein MSEAIKNGDTITVNYTGKFEDGNVFDSSEGKEPLKFTVGSGQLIKGFDDAVIGMVAGDKKTVTLAPADAYGELQDGMIIDIPKSQIPEDMQLEIGQRLHLRDPQGQPVPAVVAEITEESVKMDANHPMAGKTLVFDLEIVETGLEADAPSCDDGGEGGHVCTGCGKH from the coding sequence ATGTCTGAAGCAATCAAAAACGGTGATACCATTACCGTCAATTACACCGGCAAATTCGAAGACGGTAACGTTTTCGATTCCTCCGAGGGCAAAGAGCCCCTCAAGTTCACCGTTGGCTCCGGTCAGTTGATCAAAGGCTTTGACGATGCTGTTATCGGCATGGTCGCCGGCGACAAGAAGACCGTTACCCTGGCCCCCGCCGATGCTTACGGCGAGCTTCAGGACGGCATGATCATCGATATTCCCAAGAGCCAGATCCCCGAGGATATGCAGCTGGAAATCGGTCAGCGTCTGCATCTTCGCGATCCCCAGGGTCAGCCTGTGCCTGCAGTGGTAGCCGAAATTACCGAAGAATCGGTCAAGATGGACGCCAACCATCCCATGGCCGGCAAGACCCTGGTCTTCGATCTTGAGATTGTTGAAACCGGTCTTGAGGCCGATGCTCCTTCCTGTGATGATGGCGGCGAAGGCGGCCATGTCTGCACCGGTTGCGGCAAGCACTAA
- a CDS encoding ABC transporter permease encodes MQMGSAQQGVGERRRLSLGSPFLYLTGFCSFTILLFIVLPLYRMVSQPTIASLVETIRDPKVFSSIWLSIYTAMAAALISFVFGTPLAYLLARHDFPGKKLVESIIDLPIMIPHPVVGIAILSLLGRGHYLGQLMAKVGLHIMGSVTGIIVVLTFVGLPFYINSAKAGFESVPVRLENVSRSLGAGRAATFFRVTAPLTWRHMLGGFIMCAARAVSEFGAVVIVAYHPMIAPVLMYERFTAYGLKYSQPVGVWLILVCLLLFTLLRLVSLPRKVER; translated from the coding sequence ATGCAAATGGGTTCCGCACAACAAGGGGTTGGCGAGCGTCGAAGACTGTCGCTCGGCAGCCCCTTTCTATATCTGACCGGTTTCTGCAGTTTTACCATTCTGCTGTTTATCGTGCTGCCCCTTTACCGGATGGTTTCTCAGCCGACCATAGCCAGCCTGGTAGAGACCATCCGGGACCCAAAGGTGTTTTCGTCCATCTGGCTGTCGATCTATACGGCAATGGCTGCAGCCCTTATTTCCTTTGTGTTCGGTACTCCGCTGGCTTATCTGCTGGCTCGCCACGACTTCCCAGGTAAAAAGCTCGTTGAGAGCATCATAGACCTGCCGATTATGATCCCCCATCCGGTGGTCGGTATCGCTATCCTCAGTCTGCTCGGCCGCGGTCATTACCTGGGTCAATTGATGGCCAAGGTCGGCCTGCATATCATGGGCAGTGTCACCGGCATTATCGTGGTCCTGACCTTTGTCGGTTTGCCTTTTTATATCAATTCTGCCAAGGCGGGGTTCGAGAGTGTGCCGGTACGGCTGGAGAACGTGTCCCGCAGTCTCGGTGCCGGCAGGGCCGCTACATTTTTTCGAGTAACGGCGCCCTTGACCTGGCGGCACATGCTCGGCGGTTTCATCATGTGCGCCGCCCGTGCGGTTAGTGAATTCGGGGCGGTGGTCATTGTGGCCTATCATCCCATGATCGCGCCGGTACTTATGTATGAACGTTTCACTGCCTACGGCCTGAAATACTCGCAACCGGTCGGCGTGTGGCTGATCCTGGTCTGTCTGCTGTTGTTTACCCTGCTGCGGCTGGTTTCCCTGCCGCGAAAGGTCGAGCGATGA
- a CDS encoding ABC transporter ATP-binding protein codes for MIQLDELTIALPGFTVQDISLQVAAGEFFALLGPTGSGKTVILEAIAGLVKVTQGQIRVDGKELTHLPPERRRIGIVYQDYALFPHLTVMENVRFGLRYHGIDPVEGQQRIDHLIELLGLQRIVQRRPLHLSGGEKQRVCLARALSVNPQVLLLDEPLSALDPNFRDEIRRALKDLHRELGITFMMVTHDFNEALCLADRVGVIREGVMEQVGTTEEVFEQPATPFVANFVGMKNVFEGRFTGEFAEFGGLSCPLPSSNSGRYLALRPEDIVLAKVPLSDVDCQVFPGEIAKIVPLGFVHEISVRCQEAEFVTYLDRKALFNNGFEVGDTVTLGFNPAVAHVF; via the coding sequence ATGATTCAACTCGATGAGCTGACCATTGCCCTGCCCGGCTTTACCGTGCAGGATATTTCGCTACAAGTAGCTGCCGGGGAGTTTTTTGCCTTGCTCGGACCAACCGGTTCCGGCAAAACGGTGATTCTTGAGGCGATTGCCGGTTTGGTTAAAGTAACTCAAGGCCAAATCAGGGTGGATGGAAAAGAGTTGACCCATCTGCCGCCGGAACGCCGACGCATCGGTATTGTCTATCAGGACTATGCCCTCTTCCCCCATTTGACGGTGATGGAGAATGTTCGCTTCGGCTTGCGCTATCACGGTATCGACCCGGTCGAAGGTCAACAGCGGATAGATCATCTGATCGAGTTGCTCGGGCTGCAACGGATCGTGCAAAGGCGCCCGTTGCACCTCAGTGGCGGCGAAAAGCAACGGGTCTGTCTGGCTCGGGCCTTGAGCGTCAATCCTCAGGTACTTCTCCTCGACGAGCCATTGTCCGCTCTCGACCCCAACTTTCGAGACGAAATCCGGCGGGCCCTTAAAGACCTGCACCGCGAGCTGGGTATCACCTTTATGATGGTTACCCATGATTTCAACGAAGCCCTGTGTCTCGCCGACAGGGTAGGGGTGATCCGGGAAGGAGTCATGGAGCAGGTGGGGACCACCGAAGAAGTTTTCGAACAACCCGCGACCCCTTTTGTCGCTAATTTTGTCGGGATGAAAAACGTTTTCGAGGGGCGTTTTACCGGTGAATTTGCCGAGTTCGGCGGTTTGAGTTGTCCCTTGCCGTCATCGAACAGCGGTCGTTACCTGGCTCTGCGACCGGAGGACATTGTCCTGGCTAAAGTGCCCCTGTCCGATGTTGACTGTCAGGTGTTTCCCGGCGAGATCGCAAAGATTGTTCCCCTCGGTTTTGTCCATGAAATCAGTGTTCGTTGCCAAGAGGCCGAATTTGTTACTTATCTTGATCGTAAGGCCCTATTTAATAACGGTTTCGAAGTAGGCGATACGGTCACTCTTGGTTTCAATCCAGCGGTCGCTCACGTCTTTTAA
- the wtpA gene encoding tungstate ABC transporter substrate-binding protein WtpA, translating to MLNILRAIFVTVLFCCLSLPVTTQAEVTGKLRIFHAGSLTVPFAAMEKEFEARYPGVDIQREHGGSTRMARLISEVGKPADLMASADFQVIDKSLLPDLGIGNIRFATNELVLTYSEQSKFADEINQDNWFEILSRPGVSFGHSDPNIDPGGYRSMMAMQLAEKYYQRPGLYQLLLANRPLGNMRGKSVSLTALVQNGDLDYAWAYRSIALQHGLKFVSLDEHVNLANLDYDAFYRLARVTVTGERPGTFFDREGRFVAYGITLLKDAPNRKAAVAFLDYLLDPEGGQKILASFGQPPFNPPFVPTEQMRDQFPMEVQARVIVRQ from the coding sequence ATGCTCAATATCCTTCGTGCCATTTTCGTAACCGTGCTGTTTTGCTGTTTAAGCCTGCCCGTTACGACGCAGGCCGAAGTCACCGGCAAACTGCGGATATTTCATGCCGGTAGTTTGACCGTGCCTTTTGCGGCCATGGAGAAAGAGTTCGAAGCTCGTTATCCCGGCGTCGATATTCAGCGCGAACATGGCGGCAGCACTCGCATGGCGCGGCTGATCTCAGAAGTGGGCAAGCCCGCAGACTTGATGGCCTCTGCCGATTTTCAGGTCATCGATAAGAGCCTGTTGCCGGACCTTGGGATCGGCAATATCCGTTTTGCCACCAACGAGTTGGTGTTGACTTACAGTGAGCAGAGTAAGTTTGCGGATGAAATCAATCAGGACAACTGGTTCGAGATACTCAGTCGGCCCGGAGTTTCTTTCGGTCACTCCGACCCCAATATCGATCCGGGCGGATACCGTAGTATGATGGCCATGCAATTGGCGGAGAAGTATTATCAGCGGCCTGGCCTTTACCAACTCCTGTTGGCGAACAGACCTTTGGGCAATATGCGGGGAAAATCGGTGAGTTTAACTGCCCTGGTGCAAAATGGTGATCTCGATTATGCCTGGGCTTACCGCTCCATCGCTTTGCAGCACGGTTTGAAATTCGTCAGCCTGGACGAACATGTCAATCTGGCTAATCTTGATTATGACGCCTTTTACCGGCTGGCGCGGGTAACAGTGACCGGTGAACGCCCCGGGACCTTCTTTGATCGCGAGGGACGGTTTGTCGCTTACGGCATTACGCTCCTGAAAGATGCGCCTAATCGTAAAGCCGCCGTAGCCTTTCTGGATTACTTGCTCGATCCCGAAGGTGGCCAGAAGATTTTGGCCAGTTTCGGTCAACCTCCATTCAACCCGCCCTTCGTGCCCACGGAACAAATGCGCGACCAATTCCCAATGGAAGTGCAAGCCCGGGTCATCGTTCGGCAATAG
- a CDS encoding sigma-54-dependent transcriptional regulator translates to MSKGRVLVVDDEPNALRVLSAILGEAGFHVRTASHVAEAKRLLHEDELDAVITDIRMPGEDGRQLFDYIQQEFSQIPVIFLTAFGSVESAVRAMMEGAFYYFVKPPDYAALKGILARAVEQCSLKREVEELKARISAGERRPAFVVGSTSSRKIWENIQIIKDAESSVLIHGETGTGKELVARALHFQGVRKDRPFVAVNCAAIPKELIESELFGYEKGAFTGAASQRIGRVEQAAGGTLFLDEIGELDISVQAKLLRLLQEKEFERLGGNRKVSVDFRLLASTNRHLPDEVAQGTFREDLFYRINVFCIEVPPLRERVSDIPLLVAEFLKEFCARENKLLSLSPAVMQLFEQYPWPGNIRQLRNVLERAVVLSRGREITELELPVEITAHRSATISSLAPVRPLKEAEADLIRDALERCHGNKSQAARLLGMSRKTLYKRIADFNL, encoded by the coding sequence GTGAGCAAGGGCCGCGTGCTGGTGGTCGATGACGAACCGAATGCGCTGCGGGTGTTGTCGGCCATCCTTGGCGAAGCCGGTTTCCATGTGCGCACGGCCAGTCATGTTGCCGAAGCGAAGCGGTTACTGCACGAGGACGAACTCGATGCCGTGATTACCGATATTCGCATGCCGGGCGAAGACGGACGGCAACTGTTCGATTATATCCAGCAGGAATTTTCCCAGATTCCTGTCATCTTTCTTACCGCTTTCGGTTCCGTCGAGTCCGCGGTTCGGGCGATGATGGAGGGGGCCTTCTACTATTTTGTGAAGCCCCCCGATTATGCCGCCCTGAAGGGGATATTGGCCCGGGCGGTGGAGCAGTGTTCTCTCAAGCGGGAGGTAGAGGAACTTAAGGCGCGCATTTCCGCCGGAGAGCGCCGGCCTGCTTTTGTGGTCGGATCGACCTCGAGCCGCAAGATCTGGGAAAATATACAGATCATCAAGGATGCCGAAAGCAGCGTGCTGATTCACGGGGAAACTGGCACCGGCAAGGAGCTCGTCGCCAGGGCGCTGCACTTTCAGGGGGTGCGTAAAGACCGTCCCTTTGTGGCCGTCAACTGTGCCGCGATCCCTAAAGAGCTCATCGAGTCCGAGTTGTTCGGCTATGAAAAGGGGGCCTTTACCGGCGCCGCCAGCCAGCGAATCGGTCGGGTCGAGCAGGCCGCCGGGGGAACCCTGTTTCTCGATGAAATTGGCGAACTCGACATCTCCGTTCAGGCCAAACTGCTGCGCCTGCTGCAGGAAAAGGAATTTGAACGCTTGGGCGGGAACCGCAAGGTCTCCGTCGATTTCCGGCTGCTCGCGTCCACCAACCGCCACCTTCCCGATGAGGTAGCTCAGGGCACTTTTCGCGAGGATCTTTTTTATCGCATCAATGTTTTTTGTATAGAAGTGCCCCCGTTGCGGGAGCGGGTTTCCGATATCCCCTTGCTGGTGGCCGAATTTTTAAAAGAATTCTGTGCCCGGGAAAACAAACTTCTTTCCCTCTCCCCCGCGGTAATGCAGCTATTCGAGCAATATCCCTGGCCAGGCAATATCCGACAACTGCGCAATGTTTTGGAGCGGGCCGTGGTGCTGTCCCGCGGCCGGGAAATCACCGAGCTCGAACTGCCTGTAGAAATTACCGCCCATCGTAGTGCCACCATTTCTTCTCTCGCCCCCGTTCGTCCCCTCAAGGAAGCGGAAGCGGACCTGATCCGCGATGCCCTGGAGCGCTGCCATGGCAACAAGTCCCAAGCCGCCCGCCTGCTCGGTATGTCCCGCAAGACCCTCTACAAGCGGATTGCTGATTTTAATCTTTGA